In the genome of Tsukamurella paurometabola DSM 20162, the window GATCACGCCCGGCAACATCGCGGCCGGCCTCCTGGTGGGTGCAGCGATCCTGCTGCTCCTACCGTTGCCGCCGGTGCCGGTGGAGGGCCGCGTGCACATCGGCTCGCTGCTCAAGCTGGTGATCGTCTTCGTGGGCGACATGATCAAGTCGTCGGTGCAGGTGGCGTGGCTCGCGCTGCGGCCGGGACCGCCGCCGATGAGCGCCGTGCTGCGCGCGAAGGTGGAGGTCAAGTCCGATCTGGTGCTCACACTCCTGGTCGACATGATGAACCTGATCCCGGGCACGATGGTGCTCGACATCGACACCAAGCGCCGACTGTTGTACGTGCACGTGGTGGATGTCAGCAGTGAGAAGGCGGTGCGGCAGTTCTACCGCAGCACGGCGCGGCTGGAGCGGCTGTGCATCAGCGCCTTCGAGCGTGACAACGAGTGGCACGCGAGCCCGATGCACGGTGTGGACGACGAGGAGTACCACCGCGTCTCGCTCGCCGAGCGGACCCGGCTCGACGCCCGTGCGATGGCGCAGCCGGAGATCGACTACCGCCGGAAGAAGGAGAACGGCGCGACCCAGGAGGGGCAGTCATGACCGTGGTCTTCGTAGTGACCGGCGTGATCCTCGTGGCCGCGGCGTTCATCACCGCCTACCGGCTCCTGGTGGGCCCCAACACTCTCGATCGAGTGGTGGCCGTCGACGCGTTGGTCGCGATCGCCATGGGCGGCCTCGCGGTGTGGGCGGCGTACAGCGGCAACTCGTCGGTGATCCCCGGCGTGGTGGCGCTCTCGCTCATCGGATTCGTCGGCTCCACATCGGTCGCCCGGTTCCGTGTGCCCGACGATGCCGGTACCGCCAAGCCCGAGAGTCCGAAGGACGGTGAGCGCTGATG includes:
- a CDS encoding Na+/H+ antiporter subunit E gives rise to the protein MAKRLVNRILPDLHDGRAVLAKLAQLVWLDAVWVMLWGRITPGNIAAGLLVGAAILLLLPLPPVPVEGRVHIGSLLKLVIVFVGDMIKSSVQVAWLALRPGPPPMSAVLRAKVEVKSDLVLTLLVDMMNLIPGTMVLDIDTKRRLLYVHVVDVSSEKAVRQFYRSTARLERLCISAFERDNEWHASPMHGVDDEEYHRVSLAERTRLDARAMAQPEIDYRRKKENGATQEGQS
- a CDS encoding monovalent cation/H+ antiporter complex subunit F — encoded protein: MTVVFVVTGVILVAAAFITAYRLLVGPNTLDRVVAVDALVAIAMGGLAVWAAYSGNSSVIPGVVALSLIGFVGSTSVARFRVPDDAGTAKPESPKDGER